In the Bacillota bacterium genome, one interval contains:
- the recA gene encoding recombinase RecA yields the protein MDKDKALEMALSQIERQFGKGSIMRLGEATARMQVDVIPTGSLALDLALGIGGIPRGRVVEIYGPEASGKTTVALHIIAEAQKMGGVAAFIDAEHALDPVYARRVGVDVDNLLISQPDTGEQALEIAEALVRSGAVDVVVVDSVAALVPRAELEGEMGDSHVGLQARLMSQALRKLAGAISKTRCVAVFINQLREKVGVMFGNPEVTPGGRALKFYASIRLEVRKQEAIKHGTEVIGSRTRVKVVKNKLAPPFRQADFDIIYGQGISREGGILDVGVDVGVLQKVGTWYNFGDVRLGQGRENARDYLRSHPETAAEIERKVREALSLGTVKMAAASDDDA from the coding sequence ATGGATAAAGACAAGGCTCTGGAGATGGCCCTTTCCCAGATCGAAAGGCAGTTCGGGAAAGGGTCTATCATGCGTTTGGGAGAGGCGACGGCCCGCATGCAGGTGGACGTGATCCCCACGGGTTCCCTGGCCCTGGACCTGGCCCTGGGGATCGGCGGGATACCGCGGGGGCGGGTGGTGGAGATTTACGGCCCGGAGGCGTCGGGTAAGACCACAGTGGCCCTCCACATCATCGCCGAGGCCCAGAAGATGGGAGGAGTGGCGGCATTCATCGATGCCGAGCACGCGCTCGACCCGGTGTACGCGCGCCGGGTGGGGGTAGACGTCGACAACCTCCTCATTTCTCAACCGGATACAGGGGAGCAGGCCCTCGAGATCGCCGAGGCTCTCGTCCGCAGCGGGGCCGTGGACGTGGTGGTGGTGGACTCGGTGGCGGCCCTGGTGCCGCGGGCAGAACTGGAAGGCGAGATGGGCGACTCCCACGTGGGACTGCAGGCCCGGTTGATGTCCCAGGCCCTGCGCAAGCTGGCCGGTGCTATATCCAAGACCAGGTGCGTGGCGGTCTTCATCAACCAGTTGCGGGAGAAAGTGGGGGTGATGTTCGGTAACCCCGAGGTTACCCCCGGAGGCAGGGCCCTCAAGTTTTACGCTTCCATCCGCCTGGAGGTACGCAAGCAGGAGGCCATCAAGCACGGTACGGAAGTGATCGGGTCCCGGACCAGGGTGAAGGTGGTCAAGAACAAGCTGGCTCCTCCCTTCCGGCAGGCCGATTTCGACATCATTTACGGACAGGGTATTTCCCGGGAGGGTGGCATACTCGACGTGGGTGTGGACGTGGGCGTGTTGCAGAAGGTGGGCACCTGGTACAATTTCGGGGATGTCCGCCTGGGGCAGGGCCGGGAAAACGCCCGCGATTACCTGCGTTCGCACCCGGAAACGGCGGCGGAGATAGAGCGAAAGGTGCGGGAAGCCCTCAGTCTGGGGACCGTGAAGATGGCGGCAGCCAGTGATGACGACGCCTAG
- a CDS encoding regulatory protein RecX, whose amino-acid sequence MTTPSRGTGGRGAPGGPEAARECALRLLARPRTEHQIRMALTRRGYDASVQEEVVTRLRELGLLDDLAYARAYIQEALVYRPMGKRALADRLARRGVSREHIRQALAELAGSAGTVGVTGPAGGAGAAAEPGGQAEEPGSGQVDPERLAARRAAQAWLRRNRQRVDPARLQAHLLRRGFEWELASQVTREVLGEEAEDAISGGC is encoded by the coding sequence ATGACGACGCCTAGCCGCGGCACTGGGGGCCGGGGCGCACCCGGCGGGCCAGAGGCTGCCCGGGAGTGTGCCCTGCGGCTTCTGGCGCGTCCGCGGACGGAACACCAGATCAGGATGGCCCTGACCCGGCGCGGCTACGACGCGTCAGTGCAGGAAGAGGTGGTGACGCGCCTGCGTGAGCTGGGACTGCTGGACGACCTGGCCTACGCCCGCGCGTACATACAGGAAGCCCTGGTGTATCGCCCCATGGGTAAAAGGGCGCTGGCGGACAGGCTCGCCCGCCGGGGAGTGAGCCGCGAGCACATCCGTCAGGCCCTGGCCGAGTTGGCCGGGAGCGCAGGGACGGTGGGGGTGACCGGGCCTGCCGGGGGGGCGGGTGCTGCGGCGGAGCCGGGCGGGCAAGCGGAAGAGCCGGGCAGCGGGCAGGTAGATCCGGAAAGGCTGGCGGCCCGGCGGGCGGCCCAGGCCTGGCTCCGGCGTAACCGGCAGCGCGTCGACCCGGCTCGCCTCCAGGCCCATCTGCTCAGGCGGGGTTTCGAGTGGGAACTGGCGAGCCAAGTGACCAGGGAGGTCCTGGGCGAGGAGGCTGAGGATGCGATTTCTGGTGGTTGCTGA
- a CDS encoding metallophosphoesterase — protein sequence MRFLVVADSHLRGTSPQGRRDDFFATCRAKLEEVVELTESLQVDALLHLGDLFDRPDLAPGVVREFVLVLRRCRVPIYGIVGNHDVYGHNPESLPRTLLGLVEALGGIRLIGRGEVVWLGGGGRPVVQLTGAPFRYDIDSGDGEDYVVKKDARADVAIHMAHGMLLEKPWVPGLDYVLIDRVAPQTEADLTLVGHYHLGYSRLPLEPVPGRLFVNPGAMVRLEATLPEVARRPQVVLVEVDGGGIAVRGIPLRSAPPGDEVLDRSLIEAAAYREAQLADFIQRVREAWDGRHLYNVEDMVAAIASGQGYPEEVKVEALRRVGMARERLAGGGGWEQ from the coding sequence ATGCGATTTCTGGTGGTTGCTGACTCCCACCTGAGGGGGACATCTCCTCAGGGGCGCCGGGACGATTTCTTCGCCACCTGCCGGGCCAAGCTGGAGGAAGTGGTGGAGCTCACCGAGAGCCTGCAGGTGGATGCCCTCCTCCACCTGGGGGACCTGTTCGATCGCCCCGACCTGGCCCCCGGGGTCGTGCGCGAATTCGTGCTGGTGCTTCGTCGCTGCCGGGTGCCCATCTACGGGATCGTGGGAAACCACGACGTGTACGGGCACAACCCCGAGAGCCTGCCCCGCACATTGCTCGGCCTGGTGGAGGCCCTGGGGGGCATCAGGCTTATCGGGCGGGGTGAGGTGGTGTGGCTGGGCGGAGGTGGCAGGCCCGTAGTGCAGTTGACGGGTGCGCCCTTCCGCTACGACATCGACAGCGGCGACGGGGAGGATTACGTGGTGAAGAAGGATGCCCGCGCCGACGTGGCTATCCACATGGCCCATGGCATGCTGCTTGAGAAGCCATGGGTGCCGGGGCTCGATTACGTACTGATCGATCGGGTGGCTCCGCAGACCGAGGCCGACCTCACCCTGGTGGGCCATTACCACCTGGGGTATTCCCGCCTCCCCCTGGAGCCGGTGCCGGGGCGCCTGTTCGTCAACCCGGGAGCAATGGTGCGGCTGGAGGCCACCCTGCCCGAGGTCGCCCGCCGCCCGCAGGTGGTGCTGGTGGAGGTGGACGGGGGAGGCATCGCCGTGCGTGGCATACCCCTGCGCAGTGCACCCCCCGGGGACGAGGTTCTGGATCGCTCGCTCATTGAAGCGGCGGCCTACCGGGAAGCCCAACTGGCCGACTTCATCCAGCGGGTGAGGGAGGCCTGGGACGGACGTCACCTGTACAACGTGGAGGACATGGTGGCGGCCATCGCCAGCGGACAGGGGTATCCCGAAGAGGTGAAGGTTGAGGCCCTGCGCCGCGTCGGGATGGCCCGGGAACGGCTGGCCGGCGGGGGCGGGTGGGAACAATGA
- a CDS encoding AAA family ATPase yields MKYITSLELDNFQCHARTRLAFSPGLNVIVGPSDQGKTAIIRALRWVLYNEPRGSDFVRVGADTCRVAVSFDDGTRIVREKGPRTNRYVLYRDGEEQVFEAVGWGVPPQVLAAHGMAALQLDADTGIFLNMGGQLEGPFLLEASGTLRAKAISQVIGAHIIDAAIRDVLNDEGRAARDEAQLSRDIAEWEEKLAEFADLPAQEEALQRAEQVLAQAHEVRQRVQRLLELKQKWVRAREEAARLGRVVARLEGLPRAERALGYADVLMERYARLRQLAARWRETTSRRAEWERVAARLADTPRAEKLLEWAGDLAARWQKLRDMQLRLARARERIGQATRERDQAGLQEQDLRARYGQLLVRLGKCPTCGAPITPAQVPTILADMFEEGRR; encoded by the coding sequence ATGAAGTACATAACCAGCCTCGAATTGGATAATTTCCAGTGCCACGCCCGCACCCGTCTCGCCTTCAGCCCCGGGCTGAACGTGATCGTGGGGCCTTCGGACCAGGGTAAGACCGCCATCATCAGGGCCCTCCGCTGGGTCCTGTATAACGAGCCGCGGGGGAGCGACTTCGTGCGGGTGGGGGCCGATACCTGCCGGGTCGCGGTCAGCTTCGATGACGGCACCCGCATCGTGCGGGAGAAGGGACCCCGTACCAACCGCTACGTCCTGTACAGGGACGGCGAGGAGCAGGTTTTCGAGGCGGTGGGCTGGGGAGTACCGCCCCAGGTTCTGGCGGCCCACGGTATGGCAGCCCTGCAGCTGGATGCCGATACGGGGATCTTCTTGAACATGGGTGGCCAGCTCGAGGGCCCCTTTCTCCTGGAGGCATCGGGCACCCTGCGGGCTAAGGCGATCAGCCAGGTGATCGGTGCCCACATCATCGATGCCGCCATCCGCGACGTACTGAATGACGAGGGCCGGGCAGCCCGAGACGAAGCCCAGTTGAGCCGCGACATCGCCGAGTGGGAAGAGAAACTGGCAGAGTTTGCCGATCTGCCCGCCCAGGAAGAGGCCCTGCAGCGAGCTGAGCAGGTGCTGGCGCAGGCGCACGAGGTGCGCCAGCGGGTGCAACGGCTGCTCGAGCTGAAGCAGAAGTGGGTGCGGGCCAGGGAAGAGGCGGCCAGACTGGGCCGGGTGGTGGCACGCCTGGAAGGCCTTCCCCGGGCAGAAAGAGCGCTGGGGTACGCCGACGTCCTCATGGAGCGGTACGCCCGGCTGCGCCAGCTGGCGGCCCGCTGGCGCGAGACCACCTCCCGCAGGGCAGAATGGGAGCGGGTGGCGGCGCGGTTGGCAGATACTCCCCGGGCGGAAAAACTCCTGGAGTGGGCGGGGGACCTGGCGGCCCGGTGGCAGAAGCTGCGGGACATGCAGTTGCGCCTGGCACGGGCCCGGGAGCGCATAGGCCAGGCTACGCGGGAACGGGATCAGGCTGGCCTCCAGGAACAGGATCTCAGGGCTCGCTACGGCCAGCTGCTGGTCCGTCTGGGGAAGTGCCCCACGTGCGGCGCACCAATCACGCCGGCCCAGGTTCCCACCATTCTCGCGGACATGTTCGAAGAGGGGAGGAGGTAG